A single window of Sulfurovum sp. UBA12169 DNA harbors:
- a CDS encoding efflux transporter periplasmic adaptor subunit: MKKIIKIVLYVLAGVAGIFAFYAAYNAINKPKIPENFAYGNGRIEAAQINLAPKVSGRLLEIYVEEGDIVEKGQMLARLDTTELEARWEVASAQIKQAEQNKNRTMAIVEQKKSELALAQENHKRGESLYQSKSISLLQYQQYETAYKIALANLKSAEADVEASHAAIEAARAQAQAIRVTIDDSTLYAPKKGRVLYKLLQPGEVVAGGQRVLVILDLLDTFMTIFLPTAQAGVINYDSEARIVLDAFPRIAIPAKVTFISPQAQFTPKQIETQNEREKLMFRVKVAIDSDLLKEHIDKIKTGLPGVAYIRIDQTIPWPEQLRNVPKSYREDSR; encoded by the coding sequence TTGAAAAAAATTATAAAAATTGTGTTGTATGTTCTGGCGGGTGTGGCCGGTATATTTGCTTTTTACGCTGCATATAACGCGATCAACAAACCTAAAATTCCTGAAAATTTCGCTTACGGAAACGGAAGGATCGAAGCGGCACAAATCAATCTTGCACCAAAAGTTTCGGGCAGATTGCTTGAAATCTACGTAGAAGAGGGCGATATCGTCGAAAAGGGTCAAATGCTTGCAAGGCTTGATACGACGGAGCTTGAGGCCAGATGGGAAGTGGCAAGCGCTCAGATAAAACAGGCAGAACAAAACAAAAATCGCACAATGGCGATTGTAGAGCAAAAAAAAAGCGAATTGGCATTGGCGCAGGAGAATCACAAAAGAGGCGAATCTCTTTATCAAAGCAAAAGCATTTCATTGCTCCAGTATCAGCAATATGAAACCGCTTATAAAATTGCATTGGCAAATCTCAAATCGGCCGAAGCAGACGTAGAAGCGTCCCATGCGGCCATAGAAGCTGCCCGGGCTCAAGCGCAGGCCATTAGGGTCACTATCGATGACAGTACGCTTTATGCGCCAAAAAAAGGAAGAGTATTATACAAGTTGTTACAGCCCGGAGAAGTGGTCGCAGGCGGCCAAAGAGTGTTGGTGATCCTTGATTTGCTTGATACGTTTATGACCATTTTTTTGCCCACGGCCCAAGCAGGCGTTATAAACTATGATTCGGAAGCAAGAATCGTGCTGGATGCGTTTCCCCGTATCGCGATTCCGGCAAAAGTAACATTTATATCGCCTCAAGCACAATTTACTCCCAAGCAGATAGAAACACAAAATGAACGAGAAAAGCTGATGTTTAGAGTAAAGGTGGCGATCGATAGCGATTTGCTAAAAGAGCATATCGACAAGATCAAAACCGGATTGCCCGGGGTTGCGTATATCCGTATCGATCAGACGATTCCTTGGCCGGAACAACTCCGCAATGTGCCAAAAAGCTATAGAGAAGATTCTCGTTAA
- a CDS encoding ABC transporter permease: protein MLRTIFNIYHLGIKELRTLLRDKIMLFLIIHSFSFAIYISATASSTELHNAPIAFVNEDRSMLSQKIMDAFYKPRFLPPKTISYNEMDKGMDAGVYTFVVVIPSHFERDILKGIKTEVQLNIDATRMTQAGIGAGYIQQIIAQEVGVFLKAPSQKPEISLAVNYQYNPNLESSWFGSINEVISNIMTLSILLSGAALMREREHGTIEHLLVMPLSAVEIMLAKVWSMGLVILLGIVLSLKIVVETILQVPLSGSMPLFLFSSFLVLFSTSSIGIFMGSVTKSMPQLGMMFILVILPLLMLSGGVTPYESMPVSLQYLMSLSPTSHYINVAQAILFRGAGFEIVWKDLVAIFFIGLFFFLFSLLVFKKSLKSQS from the coding sequence ATGTTACGAACAATTTTTAACATTTATCATCTGGGGATTAAAGAGCTAAGAACGCTTTTGAGAGATAAAATCATGCTGTTTCTCATCATTCATTCGTTTAGTTTTGCGATATATATCAGTGCTACCGCTTCCTCGACAGAGCTGCATAACGCCCCTATCGCTTTTGTAAACGAAGATCGGTCCATGCTTTCTCAAAAAATAATGGACGCATTTTATAAGCCGAGGTTTCTTCCGCCAAAAACAATTTCGTACAATGAGATGGATAAAGGAATGGATGCGGGTGTCTATACGTTTGTGGTGGTTATCCCAAGCCATTTTGAAAGAGATATCCTAAAAGGCATAAAAACCGAAGTACAGCTGAACATCGATGCGACAAGAATGACGCAAGCAGGCATAGGGGCGGGATACATTCAGCAGATTATAGCCCAAGAGGTCGGCGTTTTTTTAAAAGCACCGTCGCAAAAACCGGAGATTTCTTTGGCGGTGAATTATCAATACAACCCAAATTTGGAAAGCAGCTGGTTTGGAAGCATCAATGAGGTTATCAGCAATATCATGACATTGTCCATATTGCTCTCAGGTGCAGCGCTTATGAGGGAGCGGGAACACGGAACCATTGAGCATCTTTTGGTCATGCCTTTAAGCGCCGTTGAGATTATGCTGGCAAAAGTCTGGTCGATGGGGCTTGTGATTTTGCTGGGGATTGTTCTTTCGTTGAAAATCGTAGTTGAAACCATCCTGCAGGTTCCGTTATCGGGTTCCATGCCGCTTTTTTTGTTCAGTTCGTTTTTGGTTCTTTTTTCTACGTCATCCATAGGTATTTTCATGGGATCTGTTACAAAATCAATGCCGCAGCTGGGGATGATGTTTATTTTGGTTATTTTGCCACTACTTATGCTCTCCGGCGGTGTAACGCCCTATGAGAGCATGCCGGTGAGCTTGCAGTATCTTATGTCTTTATCGCCGACTAGCCATTATATCAATGTCGCACAGGCAATACTGTTTAGAGGAGCCGGATTTGAGATCGTCTGGAAAGATTTGGTTGCCATCTTTTTTATAGGTTTATTCTTTTTTTTATTTTCGCTGCTTGTTTTCAAGAAGAGTTTAAAATCGCAAAGTTGA
- the lptA gene encoding lipopolysaccharide transport periplasmic protein LptA, with translation MAEKIEITSESMNARELQKEVHFIGNVMIKQSQSWLHGERVIVYFDENNETKMYEASGGVTFELKNEKNFYKGSAQKVIYYPQKSYYMLQGNAVIDDLLNKRRVNGEAITLDMMTGNADVQGSKKKPVKFIFDMEEKK, from the coding sequence ATGGCTGAGAAGATAGAAATTACTTCAGAGTCTATGAATGCGCGGGAGTTGCAAAAAGAGGTTCATTTTATCGGCAATGTTATGATTAAGCAGTCGCAGAGCTGGTTGCATGGAGAGAGAGTGATTGTTTATTTTGACGAAAACAATGAAACCAAAATGTATGAAGCTTCCGGCGGGGTTACTTTTGAACTTAAAAACGAAAAAAATTTTTACAAAGGCAGTGCACAGAAAGTAATCTATTATCCTCAAAAATCCTATTATATGCTTCAGGGTAATGCGGTAATAGATGATTTGCTAAATAAGCGCCGTGTAAATGGCGAGGCGATTACCTTAGATATGATGACGGGTAATGCAGATGTCCAGGGAAGCAAGAAAAAACCTGTGAAATTTATCTTCGATATGGAGGAGAAAAAATGA
- a CDS encoding peptidylprolyl isomerase, with product MVITKNRLVALEYRLADTEGNLLNEGQESVIYLHGGYGHIFTALEEKLEGKSEGDTFCVTLSPLEAFGGYQEDLVVTEALSELPEDLFIGMEVDGYMEDAPEDILIYTVTEIHSDYAVLDANHPLAGISLTFEGSVEEIQEINEEAIKEILEHHDR from the coding sequence ATGGTTATTACCAAAAACAGACTTGTCGCTCTGGAGTATCGTCTTGCCGATACCGAAGGCAATCTCCTCAACGAAGGCCAGGAGTCCGTTATCTATTTGCACGGCGGCTATGGACATATTTTTACGGCCCTGGAAGAAAAACTGGAAGGAAAATCAGAAGGGGACACCTTTTGTGTCACACTATCTCCGCTTGAAGCATTTGGCGGGTATCAAGAAGACCTGGTTGTCACCGAAGCACTCAGCGAACTCCCCGAAGATCTCTTTATTGGCATGGAAGTAGACGGATACATGGAGGATGCTCCCGAGGATATCCTTATCTATACAGTCACCGAGATTCATTCTGACTATGCCGTATTGGATGCAAATCACCCGCTTGCAGGCATCAGTCTCACTTTTGAAGGATCAGTTGAAGAAATTCAGGAGATAAACGAAGAGGCTATCAAGGAGATACTTGAGCATCATGACCGCTGA
- a CDS encoding lytic transglycosylase, which yields MSIKKGISKIILIAGVFPLFSFAFSVAQKYPSYTYVFSEFGVDQSYVYDEDFERFVLMHESQIMSFYQCSLKKGKNFLPMMRGYLLEDGLSDLFVYLSMVESGFSPSAASHKNAVGLWQFIPATAKHYNLEVCQRFDERCDPISSTNAAIAYLQKLHDRFGKWYLAALAYNCGEGRLAKAIEKAGSDALPILLDEKEKYLPPETREYIKKILLAAMIGEGLALEFSSTNGGVLEVEVEGGAKLSELAKLLEMKPKELLGLNPQFKNETIPSDRFSYKVMIPEEKMILFYLRYELPEKKNPIKPFMVSHYVALGETLEDIAANYETTAEEIKIVNHLSEEYLSVDQFLVIPVNHKVFVSCSQKK from the coding sequence ATGTCGATAAAAAAAGGTATCAGTAAAATTATTTTGATTGCAGGGGTGTTTCCTCTGTTTTCTTTTGCTTTTTCTGTTGCTCAAAAGTATCCCAGCTATACCTATGTTTTTTCAGAATTTGGAGTCGATCAGTCTTATGTTTATGATGAGGATTTTGAACGTTTTGTTTTAATGCATGAGAGCCAGATTATGTCGTTTTATCAGTGCTCTCTCAAAAAAGGCAAAAATTTCTTGCCGATGATGAGAGGGTATTTGCTTGAAGATGGCCTTTCGGATCTTTTTGTTTATCTTTCAATGGTCGAGTCAGGCTTTTCTCCTTCTGCCGCTTCGCATAAAAATGCCGTAGGATTGTGGCAATTTATTCCGGCAACGGCAAAACATTACAACCTTGAAGTATGTCAAAGATTTGATGAAAGATGTGATCCGATCAGCTCAACGAATGCGGCCATAGCATATTTGCAAAAACTTCATGATCGGTTTGGCAAATGGTATTTGGCCGCTTTGGCATATAACTGCGGAGAAGGAAGGCTGGCAAAAGCTATCGAAAAGGCCGGCAGCGATGCCTTGCCGATTTTGCTTGATGAGAAAGAAAAATATCTTCCGCCGGAAACACGCGAGTATATCAAGAAAATTCTGCTTGCCGCTATGATAGGAGAAGGACTGGCTTTGGAATTTTCATCAACCAATGGAGGGGTGCTTGAAGTTGAAGTGGAAGGGGGTGCAAAGCTAAGCGAACTGGCAAAACTTCTTGAGATGAAACCCAAAGAGCTGCTTGGCTTAAATCCGCAGTTTAAAAATGAAACAATTCCTTCAGATAGGTTTAGCTATAAGGTGATGATCCCGGAAGAGAAGATGATTCTTTTTTATCTGCGCTATGAATTACCGGAAAAGAAAAATCCCATCAAGCCTTTTATGGTTTCCCACTATGTTGCACTTGGCGAAACACTGGAGGATATAGCTGCAAACTATGAAACGACCGCCGAAGAGATCAAGATTGTCAATCATCTCAGCGAAGAGTATTTATCGGTAGATCAGTTTTTGGTGATCCCTGTGAATCATAAGGTATTTGTCTCCTGTTCTCAAAAAAAGTAA
- a CDS encoding YihA family ribosome biogenesis GTP-binding protein, translating into MSMPRIVEAKFIKSAQSIADSLPEDMSEVVFLGRSNVGKSSTLNSLTNRKNLAKSSATPGKTQLINFFETRYRYNEEEYPVRFVDLPGFGYAKVSKSLKEVWQKNLVEFIQQRISIRLFIHLRDARHPHAKIDHEVEKYIKEFIRPDQRYLTVFTKIDKLNQKERAKLKNDFPGCIVLSNLKTKGHDKVHLEILQTIFGIEKEGVKI; encoded by the coding sequence ATGAGTATGCCCCGAATTGTAGAGGCTAAATTTATAAAATCCGCGCAAAGTATTGCAGATAGTCTGCCAGAAGATATGAGTGAGGTTGTTTTTTTGGGGCGATCTAATGTAGGGAAAAGCTCTACGCTTAATTCTCTTACGAACAGAAAAAATTTGGCAAAAAGTTCGGCAACACCGGGAAAAACACAACTAATCAATTTTTTTGAAACACGATACAGATATAACGAAGAAGAGTATCCTGTCCGTTTTGTGGATTTGCCAGGTTTTGGATATGCCAAGGTATCCAAGTCGCTCAAAGAGGTATGGCAGAAAAATCTTGTTGAATTTATTCAGCAGCGTATTTCTATACGTCTTTTTATTCATCTTAGGGATGCGAGACATCCTCATGCAAAAATCGATCATGAGGTGGAAAAGTATATTAAAGAGTTTATAAGACCTGATCAGCGCTATCTTACCGTCTTTACTAAGATTGACAAGCTTAACCAAAAAGAACGGGCAAAGCTCAAAAATGATTTTCCCGGTTGTATTGTGCTGTCCAATCTTAAGACGAAAGGGCACGACAAAGTTCATTTGGAGATATTGCAAACGATATTCGGTATAGAAAAAGAAGGAGTTAAAATTTGA
- a CDS encoding septal ring lytic transglycosylase RlpA family lipoprotein — MKKLNIILSLFVFLVAVFLNTGCSQKSSMHKPKATKFTSAARHKWTMKEYCVLGKNYKPTYVSVGQTMNGISSWYGPDFHGKMTSNGEVYNMHGQTAAHKTWPMDTMVKIKNLQNGKSTIARINDRGPFVQGRIIDCSYAAGKAIGLDRMGIAKVQIKVVGFAGEVQSDATIARNIREHTEARVVITDFGIQVGAFRRFEGAQIYKKKYAQLDKRYQPIVKRFDDVEGAPLYRVWLMGFKTEDEAKDFILCHGLEGAFIVRN, encoded by the coding sequence ATGAAAAAATTGAATATCATTTTATCTTTATTTGTATTTTTAGTGGCGGTATTTTTAAATACGGGATGCTCTCAAAAATCGAGTATGCATAAGCCAAAAGCCACAAAATTTACAAGTGCCGCACGTCATAAATGGACGATGAAAGAGTATTGCGTATTGGGAAAAAACTATAAGCCCACTTATGTGAGTGTAGGGCAAACGATGAATGGTATCTCAAGTTGGTATGGGCCTGATTTTCACGGAAAAATGACGAGTAATGGCGAAGTGTATAATATGCATGGCCAAACCGCAGCGCACAAAACATGGCCGATGGATACCATGGTAAAAATTAAAAATCTTCAAAATGGAAAAAGCACGATAGCGAGGATCAATGACAGGGGACCGTTTGTGCAAGGCAGGATCATTGATTGCAGTTATGCGGCAGGAAAAGCGATTGGACTTGACAGGATGGGGATTGCCAAAGTGCAAATCAAGGTAGTAGGATTCGCGGGAGAAGTTCAGTCAGATGCTACAATCGCCAGAAATATCAGAGAACACACAGAAGCGCGTGTTGTCATTACCGACTTTGGTATACAAGTCGGAGCATTTAGACGCTTTGAGGGCGCACAGATTTATAAGAAAAAATATGCTCAACTTGACAAACGCTATCAGCCGATCGTTAAACGTTTCGATGATGTAGAGGGTGCCCCACTTTATCGCGTATGGCTGATGGGCTTTAAAACTGAAGATGAGGCTAAAGATTTTATCCTGTGTCATGGTCTTGAGGGTGCGTTTATTGTAAGAAATTAA
- a CDS encoding GNAT family N-acetyltransferase, translated as MISLVKATLDDIPQMQAMVIAEVQKGVILKRTEDEVATNIRSYVLAKEGEKLVGYTALHIHSKRLAEIRSLVVDQPYRGQKIGQRMVQFALDEAKALKVEEDVLALTYVPQFFEKLGFHEINKEAIPEHKIWADCIKCIHFPVCNEVALIYKLS; from the coding sequence TTGATTTCACTTGTAAAAGCAACGCTGGATGATATTCCCCAAATGCAAGCCATGGTAATTGCAGAGGTACAAAAAGGCGTCATTCTTAAGCGAACCGAAGACGAAGTCGCAACGAATATACGTTCGTATGTTTTAGCAAAAGAAGGGGAGAAACTTGTTGGGTATACAGCGTTGCATATCCATTCAAAACGTCTTGCAGAAATTCGCAGCCTCGTTGTTGACCAGCCCTATCGAGGTCAGAAAATAGGACAGCGCATGGTTCAATTTGCTCTGGATGAAGCAAAAGCCTTAAAGGTAGAAGAAGATGTGCTTGCACTAACATATGTGCCGCAATTTTTTGAAAAATTAGGCTTTCATGAAATTAATAAAGAAGCGATCCCGGAACATAAAATTTGGGCAGACTGCATCAAGTGTATACATTTTCCGGTATGCAACGAGGTCGCGCTGATTTATAAATTATCATAA
- a CDS encoding hydrolase TatD, translating into MIIDTHCHLDDSRYKEDLEEVLERAKDKGVERYIIPGADPQTLERAFEIAQKYENVYFAVGIHPYDAMHYDKSKLEPFASHPKCVAIGECGLDYSRLPEDQKKREAYKNLQKEVFTDQILWAKALKKPLIVHIREAGTDSLALLEQYAGEQGGVLHCYNADEQLLKLAKRNFYFGIGGVLTFQNARKLIEVYPKIPKERLLIETDAPYLTPHPHRGERNEPAYTTFIAEKMSALSDLPRGEIEAITTQNAYRLFGI; encoded by the coding sequence ATGATAATAGATACACATTGCCATTTGGATGATTCACGGTACAAAGAAGATCTTGAAGAGGTGTTGGAGCGTGCAAAAGACAAAGGCGTTGAGAGATATATCATTCCGGGCGCGGACCCCCAAACATTAGAGCGGGCATTTGAGATCGCCCAAAAATATGAGAATGTTTATTTTGCTGTCGGGATTCATCCGTATGATGCGATGCACTATGATAAGAGCAAACTCGAGCCTTTTGCTTCTCACCCCAAATGTGTAGCTATCGGTGAGTGCGGATTGGATTATTCCAGGCTGCCAGAGGATCAAAAAAAAAGGGAAGCCTATAAAAATTTGCAAAAAGAAGTTTTTACAGATCAAATACTTTGGGCCAAAGCATTGAAAAAACCTTTGATCGTGCATATAAGGGAAGCCGGCACAGATAGTCTGGCGCTGCTTGAGCAGTATGCCGGAGAACAAGGCGGTGTGTTGCACTGCTATAATGCCGATGAACAGCTTTTAAAACTTGCAAAAAGAAATTTTTATTTTGGGATCGGAGGGGTTCTTACTTTTCAAAATGCCCGCAAGCTTATCGAAGTCTATCCTAAGATACCAAAAGAAAGATTGCTGATAGAAACAGATGCGCCTTATCTTACGCCCCATCCGCACAGAGGAGAGAGAAATGAGCCTGCCTATACAACATTTATAGCAGAGAAGATGTCTGCATTGAGTGATCTCCCAAGAGGGGAGATTGAGGCAATTACCACGCAAAACGCTTATCGTCTTTTTGGTATCTAA
- a CDS encoding 3-deoxy-D-manno-octulosonate 8-phosphate phosphatase codes for MSIELIVLDVDGTMTDSRITYSEMGDEIKSFNVKDGLAIASWKKLGKQVAIITGRSSAIVARRAKELGIEYFYQGVHNKKEILESLLAELHLTMENVAAIGDDLNDLQMLKSAKISFVPQDASAYVDKMATVVLGKKGGDGAVREMIEYLIKKEGLEAKYLALWE; via the coding sequence GTGAGTATTGAATTAATTGTTTTGGATGTAGACGGCACAATGACGGACAGCCGTATTACCTACAGTGAAATGGGGGATGAAATTAAATCATTTAACGTAAAAGATGGATTGGCAATTGCCAGTTGGAAAAAATTGGGAAAACAAGTAGCCATCATTACAGGAAGAAGTTCAGCGATTGTTGCGCGCCGCGCAAAAGAGTTGGGCATTGAATATTTTTATCAAGGCGTACACAATAAAAAAGAAATTCTAGAATCGCTTTTGGCCGAACTTCATTTGACAATGGAAAATGTGGCTGCCATAGGAGATGATCTCAATGATTTGCAAATGCTTAAATCTGCTAAAATCTCATTTGTGCCACAGGATGCAAGTGCTTATGTTGACAAAATGGCTACCGTTGTCCTTGGTAAAAAAGGCGGAGATGGCGCTGTTCGCGAAATGATAGAATATCTTATTAAAAAAGAAGGTCTTGAAGCAAAGTATTTGGCATTATGGGAGTAA
- a CDS encoding imidazoleglycerol-phosphate dehydratase, which produces MIEICRTTKETDICIKLNMYGTGQSKINTGVGFFDHMLEAFVKHAHMDMEVFCKGDIHIDDHHSVEDVGIAIGQALHKALYPVQSIERFGNATVVMDEASVTCDMDISNRGFLFFDLPVGGKVGQFDVELVEEFFRALAFNAPFTMHLVYNRGKNKHHIIEAAFKALAVALRRAAAINENAGIPSTKGVL; this is translated from the coding sequence ATGATAGAAATATGTAGAACCACAAAAGAAACCGACATTTGCATAAAGCTTAATATGTATGGGACGGGTCAGTCTAAGATCAATACGGGTGTTGGCTTCTTTGATCATATGCTTGAAGCGTTTGTTAAGCATGCGCATATGGATATGGAAGTATTTTGCAAAGGAGATATTCATATTGATGACCACCACAGTGTTGAAGATGTAGGTATTGCTATAGGCCAAGCACTTCATAAAGCGCTTTATCCTGTGCAAAGCATAGAGCGCTTTGGAAATGCAACGGTAGTGATGGATGAAGCCAGTGTAACATGCGATATGGATATATCAAATCGCGGTTTTCTTTTTTTTGATCTTCCGGTAGGGGGAAAGGTGGGCCAATTTGACGTTGAGCTTGTCGAAGAATTTTTTAGAGCACTTGCGTTTAATGCACCCTTTACGATGCATTTGGTTTACAACCGCGGTAAAAACAAACACCATATTATAGAAGCAGCATTCAAGGCGCTTGCTGTGGCGCTTAGAAGAGCTGCAGCTATCAATGAAAATGCCGGAATCCCAAGCACAAAGGGTGTATTGTGA
- a CDS encoding multidrug ABC transporter ATP-binding protein, whose translation MDAIAKITNLSHVYGKTTALDAITLEIPSNCTVGFIGPDGVGKSTLLSIIAGVRKVQAGKVEVLGGDIDKAAYRSSIHPKIAYMPQGLGKNLYMSLSVYENIEFFGRLFKQDRSERQIRIHELLKGIGLLEFKDRPAGKLSGGMKQKLGLCCALIHDPDLLILDEPTTGIDPLSRRQFWQIVDQIRHIRKNMSVLVATAYMQEAQEFDHIVAMNEGKILASGTPEDIMCQTGTKNLDSAFIYLLPKEERNNHNELKIVPYPQTDSYDAYAIEAENLTMKFGDFTAVDHVSFRIREGEIFGFLGSNGCGKTTTMKMLTGLLNPTEGNIRLFGKPVQKNDIETRKNVGYMTQSFSLYGELTVGQNMLLHARLYQIDKQLIRERTQEMLARFHLQKYENTLTADLPLGLKQRLSLAVAVIHKPKMLILDEPTSGVDPISRDQFWRYLIDLSRKDNVTIFVSTHFMNEGERCDRISLMHQGKVLASDAPSVLAQTKNKDSLEEAFVEYMYDEIAQEDRPGEMIAMQQSAKKEKNEFFSLIRFLGYAYRESLELLRDPIRLTFALMGTVILMFVMGYGINMDVENLKFSVLDHDQTPQSREYIQHISGSRYFMEDEPLVSQTHLDEKMRSGKISIAIEIPPDFGRSLKKGSGVEVGVWIDGTTVFRAETIKGYIEGLHGDYLRQSSQADAFSALDIQMRYRYNQDFKSIFSMVPAVIPMLLIFIPSILMALSVVREKELGSIINFYATPVTRLEFLLGKQLPYIAVSMISFLGLIVLAVFVFGVPIKGNFAILFFAALLYVTATTGIGFLMSAFTKTQIAALGSTAILTMLPTISFSGLKDPVSSLEGVGAVIGNIFPATYFINVSRGIFSKDVGLSGHYFDFAALFAAIVVITALSLITLKKQER comes from the coding sequence ATGGATGCCATCGCCAAAATAACAAATTTGTCTCACGTCTACGGCAAAACAACAGCCCTCGATGCCATTACATTAGAAATCCCTTCAAACTGTACGGTGGGATTTATCGGGCCGGACGGTGTAGGAAAATCTACGTTACTATCGATCATCGCAGGTGTTCGCAAGGTTCAAGCAGGAAAAGTGGAGGTTCTGGGGGGAGACATCGATAAGGCCGCATACCGCAGCAGTATCCACCCCAAAATAGCGTATATGCCCCAAGGGTTGGGTAAAAATCTTTATATGTCGCTTTCGGTATATGAAAATATCGAATTTTTCGGGCGGCTGTTTAAGCAGGATCGCAGCGAGAGACAAATAAGAATTCATGAACTTTTAAAGGGTATCGGGCTTTTGGAGTTTAAAGACAGGCCCGCAGGAAAGCTTTCAGGCGGAATGAAGCAAAAACTCGGGCTTTGCTGTGCATTGATCCATGATCCCGATCTGCTCATCTTGGATGAGCCTACAACCGGGATCGATCCGTTATCCAGAAGGCAATTTTGGCAGATTGTAGATCAAATCAGGCATATACGGAAAAACATGAGCGTGTTGGTTGCAACGGCATATATGCAGGAAGCACAGGAGTTTGATCATATTGTTGCGATGAACGAGGGCAAAATACTTGCAAGCGGTACACCTGAAGACATAATGTGCCAGACCGGCACAAAGAATTTGGACTCGGCCTTCATATATCTGCTGCCAAAAGAGGAAAGAAACAATCACAATGAGTTAAAAATCGTACCGTACCCTCAAACAGATTCGTATGATGCCTATGCGATAGAAGCTGAAAATCTTACGATGAAATTTGGTGATTTTACCGCTGTGGATCACGTGAGCTTTCGGATCAGGGAAGGCGAAATTTTCGGTTTTTTAGGCTCCAACGGATGCGGAAAGACAACCACCATGAAGATGCTTACGGGTTTGCTGAACCCTACTGAGGGAAATATCCGGCTTTTTGGAAAGCCCGTTCAAAAAAACGATATAGAAACAAGAAAAAACGTAGGGTATATGACCCAATCATTTTCGCTTTACGGCGAACTTACGGTGGGGCAAAATATGCTCCTGCATGCCAGGCTGTATCAAATAGACAAACAACTCATCCGCGAAAGAACCCAAGAGATGCTTGCGCGGTTTCATCTTCAAAAATATGAAAATACACTCACTGCCGATTTGCCTTTGGGGTTAAAACAGCGTCTTTCACTGGCTGTCGCGGTAATCCATAAGCCAAAAATGCTGATACTCGATGAGCCTACCTCCGGAGTTGATCCGATCTCAAGAGATCAGTTTTGGCGCTATTTGATCGATCTTTCAAGAAAAGACAATGTTACGATATTTGTTTCTACGCATTTTATGAACGAAGGCGAAAGGTGCGACAGGATTTCCCTGATGCATCAGGGAAAGGTACTGGCAAGCGATGCGCCCTCGGTTTTGGCACAAACAAAAAACAAAGATAGCCTTGAAGAGGCTTTTGTAGAGTATATGTACGATGAGATTGCGCAAGAAGACAGGCCGGGCGAAATGATTGCCATGCAGCAAAGCGCTAAAAAAGAAAAAAATGAGTTTTTTTCTTTGATCAGATTTTTGGGCTATGCTTACCGGGAATCTTTGGAACTGCTGCGCGATCCGATCCGATTGACGTTTGCGCTGATGGGTACGGTGATTTTGATGTTCGTGATGGGATACGGTATCAATATGGATGTTGAAAATTTAAAATTCTCGGTTCTTGACCACGATCAAACACCGCAAAGCAGAGAGTATATCCAGCATATTTCCGGGTCAAGGTATTTCATGGAAGATGAGCCGCTTGTTTCACAAACCCATTTAGATGAAAAGATGAGAAGCGGAAAAATAAGCATAGCGATTGAAATTCCTCCGGATTTTGGGAGAAGTTTGAAAAAAGGCAGCGGAGTTGAAGTGGGCGTTTGGATCGATGGGACAACCGTCTTTAGGGCCGAAACGATCAAAGGCTATATTGAGGGACTTCACGGGGATTATTTGAGGCAATCATCCCAGGCGGATGCTTTTTCGGCGCTTGATATACAGATGCGGTATCGTTATAATCAAGATTTTAAAAGCATATTTTCCATGGTGCCTGCCGTCATCCCGATGTTGCTGATCTTTATCCCTTCCATCTTGATGGCGCTAAGTGTCGTGAGAGAAAAGGAGCTGGGGTCGATTATCAATTTTTATGCTACCCCTGTTACAAGGCTCGAGTTTTTACTGGGCAAACAGCTCCCCTACATTGCGGTAAGCATGATAAGTTTTTTAGGGTTGATTGTATTGGCTGTTTTTGTTTTTGGGGTGCCGATCAAAGGAAATTTTGCCATTTTATTTTTTGCTGCACTTTTGTACGTTACGGCAACAACCGGGATCGGTTTTTTGATGTCCGCTTTTACAAAAACACAGATAGCCGCATTGGGCTCAACGGCGATCCTCACAATGCTTCCAACCATCAGTTTTTCAGGCCTGAAAGATCCTGTCAGTTCGCTTGAGGGGGTCGGGGCAGTGATCGGAAACATTTTTCCTGCGACCTATTTTATCAATGTCAGCAGAGGGATTTTTAGCAAGGATGTAGGATTGTCGGGCCATTATTTTGACTTTGCGGCGCTGTTTGCTGCAATCGTTGTGATCACGGCACTTAGCTTGATCACGCTAAAAAAACAGGAGCGATAA